In the genome of Oculatellaceae cyanobacterium, one region contains:
- a CDS encoding YrhB domain-containing protein, with the protein MEYQAAKKIVFDFINTRCASVDDEFIIIDDQVIATEFGWVFPYNSKKFLETKELIYAVLGNAPII; encoded by the coding sequence ATGGAATATCAAGCAGCAAAGAAAATTGTTTTCGATTTTATAAATACTCGCTGTGCCAGTGTTGATGATGAATTTATCATAATTGATGATCAAGTTATTGCAACTGAATTTGGTTGGGTGTTTCCATATAACTCAAAAAAATTCCTGGAAACAAAAGAACTAATTTATGCAGTACTTGGTAATGCTCCAATTATTTT